In a single window of the Litorilituus sediminis genome:
- a CDS encoding sensor histidine kinase, with protein sequence MSDARKGIIQRISSKLSHEQWLILALTSLVIIILSLSGALLYTLNWSKLAIATSVFFLCYPLIWCAWRSYHFWRDTIMQLTTYTQILGEGETNLRFKPQHQDNLLAELQREIAQLASSHSAKQNQAQTMESLLSHILDSWPIPVCLFDENNLLRYRNSAMKEHMQQPMLLGTSATDLGFQLTNDKLSHTHFAHQWQCQSISYLFQGKRCHIFSALNISKPLNQQQSTTQANLIRVLAHELRNSLTPMASMADTLLSTQNYNQQQIELVLNRIQQRSNRLLSFIEQYSQLSQLPTPKCTWFNFSDLIEEAKAMTLDKCQVNIQGNNQCYGDNQQLAQIFINLFKNAQEACTQDTCIIDVSIYYQNNEQVIEVTDNGPGFANLDNALTPFYTTKSQGSGIGLSLCAEITRNHGGELSLVNLADSGARITMTWPIDSHAKP encoded by the coding sequence ATGAGTGACGCCCGCAAAGGCATAATACAGCGTATTTCTAGCAAATTAAGTCATGAGCAATGGCTTATTCTTGCCTTGACTAGCCTAGTTATTATCATACTTAGCCTTAGCGGCGCATTACTTTATACCTTAAACTGGAGTAAGCTAGCCATTGCCACTTCAGTATTTTTTCTTTGTTACCCGCTTATTTGGTGTGCTTGGCGCAGTTATCACTTTTGGCGAGACACCATAATGCAGCTCACCACGTACACACAAATACTTGGTGAAGGAGAAACTAACTTACGCTTTAAGCCGCAGCATCAAGATAACTTACTGGCAGAGTTACAACGAGAAATAGCACAATTAGCCAGCTCTCATAGTGCTAAACAAAACCAAGCACAAACCATGGAAAGCTTACTCAGCCATATTCTTGATTCCTGGCCAATTCCCGTGTGTTTATTTGATGAAAACAACCTATTGCGCTATCGCAATTCAGCCATGAAAGAGCATATGCAACAACCTATGCTGCTTGGCACTAGCGCCACAGATTTAGGTTTTCAACTGACTAATGATAAATTAAGCCATACTCACTTTGCCCATCAGTGGCAATGTCAAAGTATTAGTTACTTATTTCAAGGCAAGCGCTGCCATATATTTTCAGCTTTAAATATTTCCAAGCCTTTAAATCAACAGCAAAGCACCACGCAAGCCAACTTAATTCGCGTACTAGCCCATGAGCTGAGAAATTCATTAACTCCCATGGCCTCTATGGCAGATACGTTATTAAGTACACAAAACTATAACCAACAACAAATAGAGCTAGTATTAAATAGAATACAACAACGCAGTAACCGCTTACTTAGCTTTATTGAGCAGTACAGCCAACTTAGTCAACTACCAACACCTAAATGCACTTGGTTCAACTTCAGCGACCTTATCGAAGAAGCCAAGGCGATGACCTTAGATAAGTGCCAAGTAAACATTCAAGGAAATAACCAATGTTATGGTGATAACCAACAATTGGCCCAGATATTTATTAATCTTTTTAAAAATGCTCAAGAAGCCTGCACGCAAGATACCTGTATTATCGATGTCAGTATTTATTATCAAAACAATGAACAAGTCATTGAAGTGACTGATAATGGCCCAGGCTTTGCCAACTTAGATAATGCACTTACGCCCTTTTACACCACCAAAAGCCAAGGCTCAGGCATTGGCTTATCTCTTTGTGCTGAAATTACCCGTAATCACGGGGGGGAACTTAGCCTAGTTAACTTAGCTGATAGCGGAGCACGAATTACCATGACTTGGCCGATAGACAGCCATGCTAAGCCTTAA
- a CDS encoding DUF4267 domain-containing protein, whose protein sequence is MVTQHKKLETLGFILVLLMVLLQGFYGIFAYIEPANFADIRGTALISESDQDWVKIYGSRTIFITSILAYLLYSRNFVILMWCALLGIVMPVSDALLAYNAEAATKVIIKHLATIIYLLLTYFVLRRINSQIKSKHQ, encoded by the coding sequence ATGGTAACTCAACACAAAAAATTAGAAACACTTGGTTTTATCTTGGTATTGCTAATGGTACTACTGCAAGGGTTCTATGGTATCTTTGCTTATATTGAGCCTGCTAACTTCGCCGACATCAGAGGCACAGCCTTGATATCAGAAAGTGACCAAGACTGGGTAAAAATATATGGTTCACGCACGATATTCATCACCTCTATATTAGCTTATCTGCTTTATAGCCGAAATTTTGTCATATTAATGTGGTGCGCGCTACTAGGCATAGTAATGCCAGTATCAGATGCACTACTGGCATACAACGCAGAGGCAGCAACTAAAGTGATAATCAAACATTTAGCTACCATTATTTATCTATTACTAACCTATTTCGTCTTAAGGCGAATAAACAGCCAAATAAAGTCAAAACATCAATGA
- a CDS encoding ABC transporter permease has protein sequence MSLFNKALSQGVARIFALPRLSIPLILTLGLTLGAVLSVIAISSSLLMKPLQGVPNEANLQTFEYRFKMSDTLSVSYWNMNRLVAFSERFKDLGEWAGITPSEQDVVINNTTFATTRYDASSNILSILGSRLIHGDDVTIASPEKYVWISQSLWQQAYGGAKSAIGKQLTIANQNFIIAGVIEDVMAVKSNQALLPQQVWFIANLEQVQQQTDNVGAIRNEIDFLILKSANGQARLPTLEQANEWLTDYVSSNLSGDQVQMFLDFLNSTDKVAIGSNYRSNLLGETETMIIALFFAVIGLLLMASLNLLNLFIAHYQGRTKEFAIQISLGSSLNKMRLLVLLENLPSFILAAITGLLVAGWALKSLPLIAGDSLPMIDTISINTTTLVASIVIILLLNILFSALALVDINKQALANNLNSSGKGIQAQSNQWLSRMLMVIQLSIASVLLTASVMVAMQSYQAVYRDLGYDIGNSYNISLSITDDKYIEQLNDFDSYQASETNQLLKDLSAMVEATVADSKVVVPDYGPISASLQVNAFSNSNNGGQRVVHQVRSLSATLFSNFNIPFLAGSNLTQAQIDNDEDRVVIDANMAKLLYPNLSLDEVIGKTIAVSPNPETPPVIINGVVANTISQTGTSNPLTLPALYSHRIRIGGNVQLTVMMPQGKTLTEAMLADELKRQFPRLTNLQVSSLQEIWGIQTLNQRVSLWVVLTMTALTLFLAAIGVAGLTQMTTNHRKYELAVRMATGAKQSRLVNFILKDALTMLILGLGLGFIVAVFTYQNLSQTLTMLPDFNWSAMMALDSALIAIVILSVIMPAWRVIRSDPMKALRQE, from the coding sequence ATGAGTTTATTTAACAAAGCACTAAGCCAAGGGGTTGCCCGTATTTTTGCCTTACCTAGGTTAAGTATTCCGCTGATTTTAACCTTAGGCCTTACTTTAGGGGCTGTGTTAAGTGTTATCGCCATTTCATCAAGCCTACTGATGAAGCCATTACAAGGAGTACCTAACGAAGCAAACTTACAAACCTTTGAATATCGTTTTAAAATGTCTGACACCTTAAGTGTTTCCTACTGGAACATGAACCGTTTAGTCGCCTTTAGTGAACGCTTTAAAGATTTAGGCGAATGGGCAGGTATTACACCTTCAGAGCAAGATGTGGTTATTAATAATACCACCTTTGCTACCACACGTTACGATGCTTCCAGCAATATTTTATCTATTCTAGGCAGCCGCTTAATTCACGGTGATGATGTCACTATCGCCTCACCTGAAAAATATGTTTGGATTTCACAGAGTCTTTGGCAACAAGCCTACGGCGGCGCTAAATCTGCCATTGGCAAGCAGTTAACCATAGCAAATCAAAACTTTATTATTGCGGGTGTTATTGAAGATGTAATGGCAGTAAAAAGTAATCAAGCATTGCTGCCACAGCAAGTATGGTTTATCGCTAACCTTGAGCAAGTACAGCAGCAAACCGATAATGTTGGCGCTATTCGTAATGAGATTGATTTTCTTATTTTAAAATCTGCTAATGGCCAAGCAAGGCTACCAACTTTAGAACAAGCCAATGAATGGCTGACCGATTACGTCAGTAGCAACCTTTCTGGCGATCAAGTACAAATGTTTTTGGACTTTTTAAATAGTACAGACAAAGTTGCTATTGGCAGTAACTATCGCAGTAACTTGCTTGGTGAAACTGAAACCATGATCATCGCGCTTTTCTTTGCGGTAATTGGTTTATTGCTAATGGCAAGTTTAAACCTACTGAATCTATTTATCGCCCATTACCAAGGCCGCACTAAAGAATTTGCAATTCAAATTAGTTTAGGCTCTAGCTTAAACAAAATGCGCTTACTGGTGCTGTTAGAAAACTTACCTAGCTTTATTTTAGCGGCTATTACCGGCTTACTTGTTGCAGGCTGGGCACTGAAAAGTTTACCGCTTATCGCAGGCGATAGTTTACCTATGATAGATACTATCAGTATCAATACCACAACCCTTGTTGCCTCGATTGTGATCATTTTACTGTTAAATATTTTATTTAGTGCTTTAGCCTTAGTAGATATAAATAAGCAAGCACTTGCTAACAATTTAAACAGTAGTGGTAAAGGTATTCAAGCACAAAGCAATCAATGGCTTAGCCGTATGTTGATGGTTATTCAACTATCAATAGCATCTGTTTTGTTAACCGCTTCAGTCATGGTAGCAATGCAAAGCTATCAAGCAGTATACCGAGATCTAGGTTATGACATAGGCAATAGTTATAATATTTCTTTGTCTATTACCGATGATAAATATATTGAGCAACTTAATGATTTTGACTCATACCAAGCAAGTGAAACTAATCAGTTATTAAAAGACTTAAGCGCAATGGTTGAAGCCACTGTTGCCGATAGCAAGGTTGTAGTGCCAGATTACGGGCCAATTTCTGCGTCACTGCAAGTGAATGCTTTTAGCAATAGTAATAACGGCGGCCAGCGGGTAGTGCACCAAGTGAGAAGTTTAAGTGCGACACTATTCTCCAACTTTAATATTCCTTTTTTAGCTGGTAGCAACTTAACCCAAGCTCAAATTGATAATGATGAAGACAGAGTGGTGATTGATGCCAATATGGCAAAGTTGCTGTACCCTAACTTGAGCTTAGACGAAGTGATTGGCAAAACTATTGCTGTTAGCCCTAACCCTGAAACACCTCCAGTTATCATCAATGGGGTTGTTGCCAATACAATTAGCCAAACGGGTACCTCAAACCCATTAACCTTGCCAGCATTATATTCACACCGTATTCGTATTGGTGGCAATGTGCAGTTAACTGTGATGATGCCTCAGGGTAAAACACTGACAGAAGCCATGTTAGCTGATGAGTTAAAGCGCCAATTTCCACGCTTAACTAACTTGCAAGTAAGCTCATTACAAGAAATTTGGGGCATACAAACCTTAAATCAACGAGTGAGTTTATGGGTAGTATTAACCATGACAGCACTGACGCTATTTTTAGCGGCTATTGGTGTTGCCGGTTTAACGCAAATGACCACCAATCATAGAAAATATGAACTGGCAGTGCGCATGGCAACGGGCGCTAAACAATCACGCCTGGTTAATTTCATCCTAAAAGATGCCTTAACCATGCTGATATTAGGTTTAGGCTTAGGCTTTATTGTCGCGGTTTTCACCTACCAAAATTTAAGCCAAACCTTAACTATGCTGCCTGATTTTAACTGGTCGGCCATGATGGCTTTAGACAGTGCACTTATTGCCATCGTTATTCTCTCTGTCATAATGCCTGCATGGCGAGTTATTCGTAGTGATCCTATGAAGGCATTACGACAAGAATAG
- a CDS encoding ABC transporter ATP-binding protein — protein MKNVVTMNNIHKRYDGQQIETHALQGVSLEINQGEFVAITGPSGCGKSTLLSIMGLMDSASEGEYQLANITTSGLKVDQRTQIRNEHIGYVFQSFNLIDNLTVFENVALPLEHRGCKKAEIKQRVEEALTHVDMLHRQHYRPNQLSGGQQQRIAIARALVGKPDLILVDEPTGNLDSKNGDQVMSLLEQLNKEGSTIVMVTHDSRYSRCASRQIQLLDGQIVAEVNTDKQEKLEGAA, from the coding sequence ATGAAAAACGTCGTTACCATGAACAATATTCATAAACGCTATGATGGCCAACAAATAGAAACCCATGCTTTGCAAGGTGTTTCTTTAGAAATAAATCAAGGTGAATTTGTTGCCATTACCGGCCCGTCAGGTTGCGGTAAATCAACGCTACTGTCGATTATGGGCTTAATGGATAGCGCCAGTGAAGGTGAATATCAACTGGCTAATATCACTACATCGGGCTTAAAGGTTGATCAACGCACACAAATTCGTAATGAACATATTGGTTATGTTTTTCAATCATTTAACCTAATTGATAACTTAACCGTGTTTGAAAATGTTGCCCTGCCACTAGAACACAGAGGTTGTAAAAAAGCAGAAATAAAGCAACGTGTTGAAGAGGCATTAACTCACGTTGATATGCTACATCGCCAGCACTACCGCCCTAACCAGCTATCGGGTGGTCAACAACAACGTATCGCTATAGCTAGAGCCTTAGTAGGCAAGCCTGATCTTATATTAGTGGATGAGCCAACAGGTAACCTTGATAGTAAAAATGGTGACCAAGTCATGTCTTTACTTGAGCAGTTAAACAAAGAAGGTTCAACCATAGTCATGGTAACGCACGATAGCCGTTACTCCCGTTGTGCTAGTCGCCAAATTCAACTGCTTGATGGTCAAATCGTTGCAGAAGTTAATACTGACAAGCAAGAGAAGCTAGAAGGTGCAGCATGA
- a CDS encoding GNAT family N-acetyltransferase produces the protein MKLDKVTDKAEIKKYITLLYSELFGASSIPTDEAFEQIFAQLDNPNNPHEAYTLVDGSTVIAFFTLVESFAIFAQGKYGIINELWVNQAYRSQGVGQKVISEICNIARQRHWQRVDVSAPADAKWDRTFSFYQKNGFTFTGRKLKISP, from the coding sequence ATGAAGTTAGATAAAGTTACCGATAAAGCAGAAATAAAAAAGTACATAACATTACTTTATAGCGAACTCTTTGGTGCTTCATCAATACCTACTGATGAAGCATTCGAACAAATATTCGCTCAATTAGATAATCCAAATAATCCACATGAAGCCTATACCTTAGTTGATGGCTCAACAGTGATCGCCTTTTTTACTTTAGTAGAATCCTTTGCCATTTTTGCCCAGGGAAAATACGGTATAATCAATGAGCTATGGGTTAATCAGGCTTATAGGTCACAAGGTGTTGGCCAAAAGGTTATCAGTGAGATTTGTAACATAGCGCGTCAGCGCCACTGGCAAAGAGTAGACGTTTCCGCGCCAGCAGATGCTAAATGGGATCGTACCTTCAGCTTTTACCAGAAAAATGGCTTTACCTTTACGGGTAGAAAATTAAAAATATCTCCCTAA
- a CDS encoding sigma-54-dependent transcriptional regulator has protein sequence MSNATILIADDDEDIRLALNLLLSSEGYQTVEASNSKEITITANNQKPDLILLDMNFSRDTTSGQEGLAILEQLAPLNIPIILMTAWGSIELAVQGLRQGAVDFIEKPWNKLKLLNSIKQQLNSATLNQQNQGYRQLLSTEHSKPWLAQAKSMQAIEAIVEQIAPTDANVLILGENGTGKSLLAERIHQLSQRKHAPLISVNMAAIPDNLFESELFGHQKGAFTDAKQNRVGRFQLADKGTLFFDEIGSLPLSLQPKLLRVLETGQYEVLGSSQTQTANVRLISATNADLNNLVQEQAFRQDLLYRLNTMVITLPPLRERLEDIEPLANSFIDKFSAKYQKTAAKLSESAIKQLKQHQWPGNIRELSHVIERAVLLTSSDEISPQALLIESNQNQVNAVTLQPLEVAEQQLIEKAMSVCNGQVSEAAKILEISRNALYRRLEKFNISYES, from the coding sequence ATGTCCAATGCCACTATATTAATCGCCGATGACGATGAGGATATTCGCTTAGCGCTTAATTTACTGCTTAGCAGCGAAGGCTACCAAACGGTTGAAGCCAGTAATAGCAAAGAAATTACCATCACTGCCAATAACCAAAAGCCTGATCTTATCTTACTTGATATGAACTTTAGCCGAGATACCACCAGTGGTCAGGAAGGTTTAGCGATTCTAGAGCAGCTTGCGCCACTTAACATTCCTATCATTTTGATGACTGCCTGGGGCTCTATTGAGCTTGCGGTACAAGGCTTGCGACAAGGAGCGGTAGACTTTATTGAAAAGCCATGGAACAAACTCAAGTTACTCAACAGCATTAAACAACAACTTAATAGCGCTACATTAAATCAGCAAAACCAAGGCTATAGGCAATTACTGTCAACCGAGCACAGTAAACCTTGGTTAGCTCAAGCCAAAAGCATGCAGGCCATTGAAGCGATTGTTGAACAAATTGCACCAACCGATGCCAACGTGTTAATACTCGGTGAAAATGGTACGGGTAAGTCATTACTGGCCGAGCGCATTCATCAGTTATCGCAACGTAAACATGCACCACTGATTTCTGTCAATATGGCCGCTATTCCGGATAATTTATTTGAAAGTGAATTATTTGGTCACCAAAAAGGCGCCTTTACCGACGCCAAACAAAACCGTGTTGGTCGCTTTCAGCTTGCCGATAAAGGTACGCTATTTTTTGATGAAATCGGCTCTCTGCCGCTTTCTTTACAACCTAAATTACTACGTGTTTTAGAAACAGGTCAGTACGAGGTGTTAGGTTCAAGTCAAACACAAACCGCCAATGTCCGTTTAATTAGTGCCACCAATGCAGACCTAAACAACTTAGTGCAAGAACAAGCCTTTCGCCAAGATTTACTGTACCGCTTAAATACCATGGTGATCACTCTACCACCGCTTAGGGAACGCCTTGAAGATATTGAGCCACTGGCAAACAGCTTCATTGACAAGTTTTCAGCCAAATACCAAAAAACCGCGGCTAAGCTGAGTGAAAGTGCGATAAAGCAACTAAAACAACACCAGTGGCCCGGCAATATTCGAGAATTAAGCCATGTCATTGAACGCGCGGTATTACTCACATCTAGTGATGAAATCAGCCCGCAAGCATTACTTATTGAAAGCAATCAAAATCAAGTCAATGCCGTGACCTTACAACCATTAGAGGTTGCTGAACAACAACTGATTGAAAAAGCCATGTCGGTATGTAATGGTCAAGTCAGTGAGGCAGCAAAAATTCTTGAAATATCAAGGAATGCTTTATATCGCCGCTTAGAAAAGTTCAATATCAGTTATGAGTCGTAA
- a CDS encoding TolB family protein has protein sequence MQNKTFPLLKSLCFSAFLLSLTTAWQVNSAEPKLPLSIIYGGIENNKKTLFMTDEKGIRQVKVGNSPDILAIGYPSVSPNGKHIAFYGKYDKYKTWSIHTADINGKNIKRLTHVKHVWDSAPTWSPDGKSIVFAREYTAEDGTPQEEMWLMNPDGSNKHKIPHLQGRSPEFMPDGRLLFQTIAGPSQIAIANIDGSNIIQLTNDKTKSISPKISPDGKQIAYVANRDGNQEVYIMDIDGTNNKRLTKNSIADWGPVWSLDGSKVLFSSQNVHGFYDIYKVNKDGSNIEKVLKNGSQARSLFHVNSEHLEQQVKQNTAVLIKQ, from the coding sequence ATGCAAAACAAAACATTTCCACTATTAAAATCACTCTGCTTTTCTGCGTTTTTATTATCGCTGACAACTGCATGGCAAGTGAATAGCGCTGAGCCGAAATTGCCTTTATCCATAATTTATGGCGGCATAGAAAACAATAAAAAAACCCTATTTATGACTGATGAAAAAGGAATTAGGCAAGTCAAGGTGGGGAATTCGCCGGACATCTTAGCGATTGGTTACCCGTCAGTTTCACCTAACGGTAAACACATTGCTTTTTATGGTAAGTACGATAAATATAAAACTTGGTCTATTCATACCGCAGATATCAATGGCAAAAACATAAAACGTTTAACTCATGTTAAGCATGTATGGGACAGCGCGCCTACTTGGTCTCCTGATGGTAAAAGCATTGTCTTTGCTAGAGAATATACAGCTGAAGATGGCACACCTCAGGAAGAAATGTGGTTAATGAACCCCGATGGTTCTAACAAGCATAAAATCCCGCACTTACAAGGGCGCTCACCTGAATTTATGCCTGATGGACGACTGCTATTTCAAACCATCGCAGGGCCGAGTCAAATCGCTATTGCTAATATTGACGGAAGCAACATAATCCAGCTTACTAACGATAAAACTAAGAGTATATCGCCAAAAATATCGCCAGACGGTAAACAAATTGCGTACGTTGCCAATCGAGATGGCAACCAAGAAGTGTACATTATGGATATTGATGGCACTAACAATAAGCGACTGACCAAAAACTCGATTGCTGATTGGGGGCCAGTGTGGTCTTTAGATGGCTCAAAGGTATTATTTTCATCACAAAATGTTCATGGTTTTTATGATATTTATAAAGTGAACAAGGATGGTTCAAACATTGAAAAAGTGCTTAAAAATGGCTCTCAAGCGAGAAGTTTATTTCACGTTAATAGTGAGCATTTGGAGCAACAAGTTAAACAAAATACTGCTGTGTTAATCAAACAGTAA
- a CDS encoding GNAT family N-acetyltransferase: MSISLISENSWNSILKIQEEAYTDILPEDINVLKSKWISSPNTCAVYLNNDNKILAYLLAHPWASEVPPKLHENIQITNSINLYLHDLALAREARGKGIAKNLVTNLIDKAKSQGFAKIFLVAVQGSDMFWAKFGFKVIPNALICPSYGDYSKLMTLELTT, encoded by the coding sequence ATGTCTATTAGCTTAATTTCAGAAAATTCGTGGAATAGTATTCTAAAAATTCAAGAAGAGGCTTATACCGATATATTACCTGAAGATATAAATGTACTTAAAAGTAAGTGGATTTCATCCCCCAATACTTGTGCAGTTTATTTAAATAATGACAATAAGATTTTAGCTTATCTATTAGCCCACCCATGGGCGAGTGAAGTACCACCTAAGTTACATGAAAATATCCAGATTACAAATAGCATAAATCTATATTTACATGATTTGGCTTTAGCGCGAGAGGCAAGAGGCAAAGGTATAGCTAAGAACTTAGTAACTAACTTGATAGATAAGGCCAAATCACAGGGCTTCGCTAAAATATTTTTGGTAGCTGTTCAAGGATCAGATATGTTTTGGGCTAAGTTTGGATTTAAAGTTATACCTAATGCGTTAATTTGTCCGAGTTATGGGGATTATTCCAAATTAATGACATTAGAGTTAACGACATAA
- a CDS encoding BspA family leucine-rich repeat surface protein, whose protein sequence is MKSSQLFYLSSIFYLKLFKAVLFISIISLFFVAVISLLKERPFITTWKTDNEGGSSDHQITITTNPKFSSYDYSVDWGDGSSSHNLTGDYTHSYAKPGIYKVSISGSFPQTYFEYSQSSDSNKLLTIKQWGDGVWLSFEQAFAGCGNLTSQAIDSPNLSAVTNMEKAFNDAKLFNLDINAWDVSSVTNMQQMFDGASAFNQDISAWDVSSVTNMQQMFSNARTFNQDISAWDVSSVTNMQQMFDNARTFNQDISTWDVSSVTNMKRMFYYALEFNQKIGSWDVSSVINMQELFAYASKFNQDIGAWNVSSVTNMVELFSSLRDFNRDIGSWDVSSVTDMKGMFSHAFKFNQDISAWDVSSVTNIAYMFINARNFNQDISAWNVSSVINMQAAFSHAKKFNQDIATWNVGSVTNMKLMFASADEFNQDIGGWDVSSVTNMQEMFSNADKFNQDISSWNVSSVTNMAYMFKSARNFNQDIGNWDISSVINMQEMFSGAVTFNQDISSWDEKRL, encoded by the coding sequence ATGAAGTCATCTCAATTGTTTTACCTATCGTCAATTTTTTATTTAAAACTGTTCAAAGCAGTATTGTTCATCTCTATTATTTCTCTATTCTTTGTTGCTGTAATAAGCCTACTAAAAGAAAGACCATTTATAACTACCTGGAAAACAGATAATGAGGGGGGAAGCTCTGATCATCAAATCACTATTACTACTAATCCAAAGTTTTCTTCTTACGACTATAGTGTTGATTGGGGTGATGGTAGTTCAAGTCATAATTTAACTGGCGATTATACTCATAGCTATGCTAAACCAGGCATATATAAAGTAAGTATTAGTGGATCTTTTCCTCAAACATATTTTGAGTATTCCCAATCATCTGATAGCAATAAGTTACTGACTATTAAACAGTGGGGAGATGGAGTTTGGTTATCTTTTGAGCAGGCTTTTGCTGGATGTGGCAATTTGACTAGCCAAGCAATAGATTCGCCGAATTTATCCGCTGTAACGAATATGGAGAAAGCGTTTAATGATGCAAAGTTATTTAATCTTGATATAAATGCTTGGGATGTTAGCTCGGTAACAAATATGCAGCAGATGTTCGATGGCGCTAGTGCATTTAACCAAGATATCAGCGCTTGGGACGTTAGTTCAGTGACTAATATGCAGCAGATGTTTAGTAATGCCCGTACATTCAACCAAGATATTAGCGCTTGGGATGTTAGCTCAGTAACAAATATGCAGCAGATGTTCGATAACGCTCGTACATTCAATCAAGATATTAGCACTTGGGATGTTAGCTCAGTGACCAATATGAAAAGAATGTTTTATTATGCGCTAGAGTTTAATCAAAAGATTGGAAGTTGGGACGTTAGTTCAGTAATAAACATGCAAGAGTTATTTGCTTACGCTTCTAAATTTAATCAAGATATCGGTGCATGGAATGTTAGCTCAGTAACTAATATGGTCGAACTTTTTAGTAGCCTCAGAGATTTTAATCGGGATATTGGTTCTTGGGATGTGAGTTCGGTCACAGATATGAAAGGGATGTTTTCTCATGCTTTCAAGTTTAACCAAGATATTAGCGCTTGGGATGTAAGTTCAGTCACAAACATTGCATATATGTTTATAAATGCAAGGAATTTCAATCAAGATATTAGTGCTTGGAATGTTAGCTCAGTAATTAATATGCAGGCTGCTTTTTCTCATGCTAAAAAATTTAACCAAGATATTGCTACATGGAATGTGGGTTCAGTAACGAATATGAAACTGATGTTTGCAAGTGCGGATGAGTTCAATCAAGATATTGGTGGTTGGGATGTAAGTTCTGTAACCAATATGCAGGAAATGTTTTCTAATGCAGATAAATTCAATCAAGATATCTCCAGTTGGAATGTCAGCTCAGTAACCAACATGGCTTATATGTTTAAAAGTGCAAGAAATTTCAATCAAGATATTGGTAATTGGGATATAAGCTCTGTAATCAATATGCAAGAAATGTTTTCTGGTGCAGTTACATTTAATCAAGATATATCCAGTTGGGATGAAAAGCGATTATGA
- a CDS encoding GNAT family N-acetyltransferase, whose amino-acid sequence MIIIREFQPGDEASLRALFYQTVRHINRNDYSQAQVEAWAPDEYDDKQWSARIRALKPFIATIDNNLAGYADLQDDGYIDHFFCHKDYQGMGVGKSLMQQIVNSAKARKITRLHAQVSITAKPFFQHFGFQQIKAQQVEIRGQVLTNYVMGRLI is encoded by the coding sequence ATGATAATAATCCGAGAATTTCAACCGGGCGATGAAGCAAGCCTAAGAGCACTCTTTTATCAGACAGTTAGGCATATTAATCGTAACGATTATTCGCAAGCGCAAGTAGAAGCTTGGGCACCTGACGAATATGATGATAAGCAATGGTCTGCGCGTATTCGTGCCTTAAAGCCCTTTATTGCCACCATAGACAATAACCTTGCTGGTTATGCTGACCTACAAGATGATGGTTATATCGATCATTTCTTTTGCCATAAAGACTACCAAGGCATGGGCGTAGGTAAAAGCTTAATGCAGCAGATAGTTAATTCAGCCAAGGCACGCAAGATAACCAGACTGCATGCGCAGGTTAGCATCACAGCAAAACCATTTTTCCAGCACTTTGGTTTTCAGCAGATAAAAGCCCAACAAGTTGAAATTCGCGGGCAAGTATTAACAAACTATGTCATGGGAAGGCTGATTTAA